The following coding sequences are from one Campylobacter sp. RM16187 window:
- a CDS encoding LysR family transcriptional regulator, whose product MINDFSKIYTFMEIVKERSFSKASKTLGISQPAVTLQIKKLEEILQATLIMRKKNGIILTREGEKFYKLCLRFESAMFRFKDEISHIKNDKAPLIISTTQLIGETFVPLLLDKISQTADAELDIRIKEQNDLIPHLKDRRSDIAMVLDQSYDENLIVKKLFDYEIILVSNKKLVDSIKPEELYKYKLIKDRTKYYLNDIFVKYGINYNDLKSAYVLDGSIMVKRAILNNFAEDYVAFLPKFLIEDHLKNEKLFEIKINRIKLTHSVYVAALKENEDILNSFLKIKTSFNF is encoded by the coding sequence ATGATTAATGATTTTAGCAAAATTTACACTTTTATGGAGATAGTTAAAGAGAGGAGCTTTTCTAAGGCTTCAAAGACTCTTGGTATATCTCAGCCTGCTGTTACGCTTCAAATAAAAAAACTAGAAGAGATTTTACAAGCAACTCTAATAATGCGTAAAAAAAATGGAATAATTTTAACTAGAGAGGGTGAAAAATTTTATAAACTTTGTCTTAGATTTGAAAGTGCAATGTTTAGATTTAAAGATGAAATTTCTCATATCAAAAATGACAAAGCTCCACTTATAATATCAACCACTCAGCTTATCGGAGAAACTTTTGTGCCTTTATTGCTTGATAAAATTTCGCAAACTGCCGATGCGGAGCTTGACATAAGAATAAAAGAGCAAAACGATCTAATTCCACATTTAAAGGATAGAAGAAGCGATATTGCAATGGTTTTAGATCAGTCTTATGATGAAAATCTGATAGTTAAAAAGCTTTTTGATTATGAGATTATTTTAGTTTCCAATAAAAAACTGGTTGACTCTATTAAGCCCGAAGAGCTTTATAAATACAAATTGATAAAAGATCGCACAAAATACTATCTTAATGATATTTTCGTAAAATACGGAATAAATTACAATGATTTAAAAAGTGCTTATGTATTAGACGGTTCAATAATGGTAAAAAGAGCAATTTTAAATAATTTTGCTGAAGATTATGTTGCCTTTTTGCCTAAATTTTTAATAGAAGATCATCTAAAAAACGAAAAACTTTTTGAGATCAAAATCAATAGAATAAAGCTTACGCACTCAGTTTATGTAGCCGCCCTTAAAGAGAATGAAGATATACTAAATAGCTTTTTAAAGATAAAAACTAGTTTTAATTTTTAG
- a CDS encoding M3 family oligoendopeptidase, which yields MTTWDLTPLFKNEKELEKSALSLKNECEKFEKKYLEDFLNLSTDQFLEAFDEYEQLLSKISKVTTYAFLVFAKDTSKGAFYAKFEEIAIKAHENLIFFELKFNEFDDKKQKDIINASKNNRYYLSNVAKSKAHQLSIKEEQVLLRTASTGADGFARLFDETMSNMKFKFQGKLLSEEEILSKLHDKDRNVRKAAAKSLSSELSRHQHLLGYIYNMIKTNLKTSCELRNFSSPEEPRHESNQISKKSVDALIKTTEANFSLVSKFYDKKRKILGFKKLYDYDRYAPLDEGRKYEFNECKEIVLKAFNDFSPKFGKIAQKAFDGGWIDAYPTTNKRGGAFSHSGSLDAHPYVLLNHTDGRRDLFTLAHELGHAIHQNLSYKVGYLNSDTPLTTAETASVFCEMLVFDYVKKELSDKDKISLLAGKIEDIFATLYRQINFTTFERIVHAHKGEISLEELNKAWLEESKKMFGKSVTLNDYYKIWWSYIPHFIHTPFYCYAYSYAQLLVLAIFGLYKSGKCKNFVQIYTEFLSLGGSQSPKDMVAKFGFDIEDSKFWNIGINEIKKLVKEFEEL from the coding sequence ATGACAACATGGGATTTAACTCCGCTTTTTAAAAATGAAAAAGAGCTTGAAAAAAGCGCATTAAGCCTAAAAAATGAGTGTGAAAAATTTGAAAAAAAATATCTGGAAGACTTTTTAAATTTAAGCACAGATCAATTTTTAGAGGCGTTTGATGAGTATGAACAGCTACTTTCTAAAATTTCAAAGGTTACAACTTATGCGTTTTTAGTATTTGCAAAGGACACAAGCAAGGGTGCTTTTTATGCCAAATTTGAAGAGATTGCCATAAAAGCTCATGAAAATTTAATATTTTTTGAGCTTAAATTCAATGAATTTGACGACAAAAAGCAAAAAGATATTATTAATGCATCTAAAAATAACAGATACTATCTAAGCAATGTAGCTAAATCCAAAGCGCATCAACTAAGTATAAAAGAGGAGCAAGTCTTGCTTCGCACAGCAAGCACCGGAGCTGATGGATTTGCAAGGCTATTTGACGAGACAATGAGCAATATGAAATTTAAATTTCAAGGTAAGCTTTTGAGCGAAGAGGAAATCTTAAGCAAGCTTCACGACAAAGACAGAAATGTAAGAAAAGCGGCCGCTAAAAGCCTGAGTAGCGAACTATCTCGTCACCAGCATCTGCTTGGCTATATATACAATATGATAAAAACCAATCTAAAAACAAGTTGCGAATTAAGAAATTTTAGCTCTCCTGAAGAGCCTAGACACGAAAGCAACCAGATAAGTAAGAAAAGCGTGGACGCACTTATAAAAACAACCGAGGCGAATTTCTCTCTGGTCAGTAAATTTTATGATAAAAAACGCAAAATTTTAGGCTTTAAAAAACTATATGACTATGATAGGTATGCACCGCTCGATGAGGGTAGAAAATATGAATTTAACGAATGCAAAGAGATAGTCTTAAAGGCGTTTAACGACTTTAGCCCGAAATTTGGCAAAATTGCTCAAAAAGCTTTTGATGGGGGCTGGATAGATGCTTATCCTACGACAAATAAAAGAGGTGGGGCATTTTCACACTCAGGTTCATTAGATGCTCATCCTTACGTGCTTTTAAACCATACGGACGGAAGAAGAGATCTATTTACTCTAGCTCACGAGCTGGGTCATGCCATACATCAAAATTTATCTTACAAAGTTGGTTACCTAAACTCGGATACGCCGCTTACTACGGCTGAAACCGCTTCGGTATTTTGTGAAATGCTAGTGTTTGATTACGTTAAAAAAGAGCTAAGCGACAAGGATAAAATTTCGCTTCTTGCAGGCAAGATAGAAGACATTTTTGCCACGCTTTATCGCCAGATAAATTTCACTACCTTTGAGCGCATAGTCCATGCTCACAAGGGTGAAATTTCACTTGAAGAGCTAAATAAAGCTTGGCTCGAAGAGAGCAAAAAGATGTTTGGCAAAAGCGTTACGCTAAATGATTATTATAAGATTTGGTGGAGCTATATTCCACACTTCATACATACGCCGTTTTACTGCTATGCTTACTCTTATGCGCAGCTTTTGGTGCTTGCTATCTTTGGTCTTTACAAGAGCGGCAAATGTAAAAATTTCGTGCAAATTTACACTGAATTTTTAAGTCTTGGCGGAAGCCAGAGCCCAAAAGATATGGTTGCGAAATTTGGCTTTGACATAGAGGACTCAAAATTTTGGAACATAGGAATAAATGAAATTAAAAAATTAGTTAAAGAATTTGAGGAGTTATAA
- the sstT gene encoding serine/threonine transporter SstT, whose translation MSGFSNIAKRFADGNLIVQILIGIIVGAIFGFWGNASGSEFADKILNGISVLGNLFVGALKAVAPILVFVLVATSIITKEFGEAKGMSKIVTLYLIGTFLAAVVAVAASFMFPVELVLKGVETATMSAPQNVIDVLKDLIFKMVQNPVQALSAGNYIGIITWAVGGGIAMRGCSSETKKVFMDVSDGVTRIVRFVIRLAPFGIFGLVAISIHETGFAALAGYMKLIAVLVGAMLFVAFVVNPIIVFVVTKKNPYPLIMTCVRESAVTAFFTRSSAANIPVNMALCKKLGLREELYSISIPLGATINMAGAAVTISVLALAAVNSIDHITVSFADALLLSFISAIGACGASGVAGGSLLLVPLACALFGINNDIAMQVVAVGFIIGVIQDSVETAVNSSSDVVFTAIASETMK comes from the coding sequence ATGAGTGGATTTAGCAATATCGCTAAGCGTTTTGCCGATGGAAATTTGATTGTTCAAATACTAATCGGTATCATTGTCGGTGCTATTTTTGGCTTTTGGGGGAATGCAAGCGGAAGTGAATTTGCCGACAAAATTCTAAACGGTATTTCGGTTCTTGGAAATTTATTCGTAGGTGCCTTAAAGGCTGTCGCTCCTATTTTGGTCTTTGTATTGGTTGCTACATCAATTATTACTAAAGAGTTTGGCGAAGCAAAAGGTATGTCAAAGATTGTCACATTGTATCTAATTGGAACTTTTTTGGCGGCTGTAGTCGCAGTTGCAGCTAGCTTTATGTTTCCGGTTGAACTCGTTTTAAAAGGCGTAGAAACAGCAACTATGAGTGCGCCTCAAAACGTAATAGACGTATTAAAAGATCTCATTTTTAAAATGGTTCAAAATCCGGTACAAGCCCTAAGTGCAGGTAATTATATAGGTATCATTACTTGGGCTGTAGGTGGCGGTATAGCCATGAGAGGCTGCTCAAGTGAGACCAAAAAAGTATTTATGGATGTAAGTGATGGTGTGACAAGAATTGTTAGATTCGTAATCCGCTTAGCTCCATTTGGAATTTTTGGTCTTGTTGCTATTAGTATCCACGAGACAGGATTTGCGGCTCTAGCGGGATATATGAAACTAATTGCGGTTTTAGTTGGTGCAATGCTATTTGTGGCATTTGTTGTAAACCCTATTATTGTATTTGTGGTAACCAAAAAAAATCCATATCCGCTTATAATGACTTGCGTAAGAGAGAGCGCCGTAACTGCGTTTTTCACAAGAAGCTCGGCTGCAAACATACCTGTAAATATGGCACTTTGTAAAAAGTTAGGACTTAGAGAGGAGCTTTACTCTATATCCATACCTTTAGGGGCTACTATAAATATGGCAGGAGCTGCGGTAACCATCAGTGTTTTGGCTCTTGCTGCAGTAAATTCTATAGATCATATCACAGTTAGCTTTGCAGACGCTCTACTTCTTAGCTTTATCTCTGCAATAGGTGCTTGCGGAGCTTCAGGCGTTGCAGGCGGATCGCTTCTTCTCGTGCCTCTTGCTTGCGCTCTTTTTGGAATAAATAACGACATAGCCATGCAGGTTGTTGCCGTAGGCTTTATAATAGGAGTTATTCAAGACTCGGTAGAAACTGCGGTAAACAGCTCTTCAGACGTTGTATTTACAGCGATAGCTTCAGAAACAATGAAATAA
- the csrA gene encoding carbon storage regulator CsrA, whose amino-acid sequence MLILSRKEGESILLGNNIKITIAGISKSGVKVGIDAPKNMMILRSELAEEVANENKQAINLADEIELIELSQKIKK is encoded by the coding sequence ATGCTGATACTTTCGCGTAAAGAGGGTGAGAGTATATTGCTTGGAAACAATATAAAAATCACTATCGCAGGGATTTCAAAAAGTGGAGTTAAAGTGGGCATAGATGCTCCTAAAAATATGATGATATTGCGCTCCGAGCTTGCAGAAGAAGTGGCTAACGAAAACAAACAGGCTATAAATTTAGCCGACGAGATAGAGCTTATCGAGCTTAGCCAAAAAATAAAAAAATGA
- a CDS encoding ATP-dependent helicase, whose product MRDILDSLNEEQKRAATHLDGAMLILAGAGSGKTKTITTRLAYLISEVGIDPTSTLTLTFTNKAANEMRTRAINMLSENNKNFTPLLCTFHKFGLLFLKFYIDRLSRKNSFVIIDTDDKKRILKSFESSIATSILSSEISNFKNSLLSVEDVISSTNLFGNNEKHKDGYYTKIANIYKQYEEYLSANNLVDFDDLLSLTYKILDKNEGLADEISQRYRYIMVDEYQDTNDLQYKLLKKLCKTHENICVVGDDDQSIYGWRGAKIENILNFKNQFKDTKIIRLEHNYRSTNSILKAANELIDHNRNRLGKKLIGTKDGGEDIVFMESVDETMESGKIAKSIKELLAKGVDASQIAILYRINALSRSLEEGLNKEKIPYKMVGGVKFYERAEVKDVISYLRLVANENDDFSLKRIINRPKRGLGKVSITKIEKIAYENKISLFESISTLDEKDEAFSKKTISALNDFTSGIKELKECGSLYELIDKLESKFGIKKYYESLPDGAERVANIDEFYAMIKDQIKQNPEFELEEFLNELALASEQDAISDKAISIMSIHASKGLEFDHLFVIGLEEGFFPLIGDGSDIEEERRLAYVAITRAKKTLVLSCVNSRFYKGQRTRLERSRFLSEAGICTGSLIIQPQTTSEYKKGDLVKHKIFGIGRVTCVSKIKKDLKLTINFGGIERDIMSNFVEKVV is encoded by the coding sequence ATGCGAGATATCCTAGATAGTTTAAACGAAGAACAAAAAAGAGCTGCCACTCATTTAGATGGAGCTATGTTGATTTTAGCAGGTGCCGGAAGTGGAAAGACAAAGACTATAACGACAAGGCTTGCCTATCTAATAAGCGAAGTTGGAATAGATCCCACTAGTACGCTTACTCTTACTTTTACAAATAAAGCCGCTAATGAAATGCGAACCAGAGCCATTAATATGCTATCTGAAAATAACAAAAATTTTACTCCATTGCTCTGCACTTTTCATAAATTTGGACTTTTGTTTTTAAAATTTTATATAGACAGACTCTCTCGTAAAAACAGCTTTGTCATAATCGACACCGATGATAAAAAAAGAATACTAAAAAGCTTTGAAAGCTCAATCGCAACATCGATATTATCAAGTGAAATATCAAATTTCAAAAACTCCCTTTTAAGCGTAGAAGATGTTATCTCGAGCACCAATTTATTTGGCAATAACGAAAAACACAAAGATGGTTATTACACTAAAATAGCAAACATATACAAACAGTATGAAGAGTATTTAAGCGCAAATAATTTAGTGGATTTTGACGACCTCCTATCTCTGACTTATAAAATTTTGGATAAAAACGAAGGACTGGCAGATGAAATTTCACAAAGATATCGCTATATAATGGTAGATGAGTATCAAGACACCAATGATTTACAATATAAGCTTCTTAAAAAGCTTTGCAAAACCCATGAAAATATCTGCGTAGTAGGTGATGATGATCAGAGTATATATGGCTGGAGAGGCGCAAAGATAGAAAATATCTTAAATTTTAAAAATCAATTTAAAGATACAAAAATAATCAGACTGGAGCATAATTATCGCTCGACAAATTCTATCCTCAAAGCCGCAAATGAGCTGATAGATCACAATAGAAACCGCCTAGGCAAAAAGCTAATAGGCACCAAAGACGGCGGTGAGGATATAGTATTTATGGAGTCAGTTGACGAAACTATGGAGTCTGGCAAGATAGCAAAAAGCATCAAAGAGCTACTTGCAAAAGGCGTAGATGCAAGCCAAATAGCCATATTATACCGTATAAACGCACTCTCTCGCTCCCTTGAAGAGGGTCTTAATAAGGAAAAAATACCGTATAAGATGGTTGGCGGTGTAAAATTTTATGAAAGAGCGGAAGTAAAAGATGTTATTAGCTATCTTAGGCTAGTCGCCAACGAAAACGATGACTTTTCGTTAAAACGCATAATAAACCGTCCAAAACGCGGTCTTGGTAAAGTAAGCATAACCAAGATCGAGAAGATAGCTTATGAAAATAAAATTTCTCTATTTGAGTCAATATCTACTCTGGATGAAAAAGATGAAGCCTTTAGCAAAAAAACAATATCTGCTCTAAACGATTTTACAAGCGGTATAAAAGAGCTAAAGGAATGCGGCTCTTTATATGAACTAATTGATAAGCTAGAGTCTAAATTCGGTATTAAAAAATATTACGAGAGTCTTCCTGACGGTGCTGAAAGAGTAGCAAATATCGATGAATTTTACGCGATGATCAAAGATCAAATCAAGCAAAATCCGGAATTTGAACTAGAAGAGTTCTTAAACGAACTTGCTTTAGCCAGCGAACAAGACGCCATAAGCGATAAGGCTATCTCTATAATGAGTATTCACGCAAGCAAAGGGCTTGAATTTGATCATCTTTTTGTAATCGGGCTTGAAGAGGGATTTTTCCCGCTAATAGGAGACGGAAGCGATATAGAAGAGGAGAGAAGATTGGCTTACGTGGCAATAACAAGGGCTAAAAAAACTCTTGTTCTAAGCTGCGTAAATTCAAGATTTTATAAAGGACAAAGAACAAGACTTGAAAGAAGCAGATTTTTAAGCGAGGCCGGAATATGCACGGGAAGCCTAATAATCCAACCTCAAACTACAAGCGAATACAAAAAAGGTGATTTGGTAAAACATAAGATATTTGGCATAGGACGAGTTACATGCGTAAGTAAAATCAAAAAAGATCTAAAGCTAACTATAAATTTTGGCGGTATAGAGCGCGATATAATGTCAAATTTTGTAGAAAAAGTCGTATGA
- the metK gene encoding methionine adenosyltransferase: MYLFTSEVVSPGHPDKCADIIADSIVDSILMQDPNGRVASEVFVAGKNIVIGGEINSKVKLSFKDYESIVKSALAKIGYDGKSNFTKEQCLHPDDIEVKVCINQQSSDINQGVDQASGEIGAGDQGIMFGFASCEAKEYMPAAITYARMLCDKVYKFAKANPDKLGVDIKTQVTIDYNSKDNFENCKPQSIHTIVVSAPCVESMKIEELRALIEELIDDTGLPKELYDKDKTIIYINPTGRYVNHSSLHDSGLTGRKLIVDSFGGYAPIGGGAQSSKDYTKVDRSGLYAARWIAKNIVAAGLAKKCIVQLSYAIGLAKPTSISVDTMGTQISGLNDDILSNFVMQNFPLTPKWITQKFGLDKPGKDTFLYAKVAAKGQVGNAKYPWEKLDAIDTFKALIPHK; the protein is encoded by the coding sequence ATGTATTTATTTACATCTGAAGTAGTAAGTCCGGGGCATCCTGACAAATGCGCAGATATTATCGCTGATAGTATAGTAGATAGTATTTTAATGCAGGATCCAAACGGTAGGGTTGCAAGCGAGGTATTTGTAGCCGGTAAAAACATAGTAATCGGTGGTGAGATAAACTCAAAAGTTAAGCTCAGTTTTAAAGATTATGAAAGTATAGTCAAAAGCGCTCTGGCCAAAATCGGATATGATGGCAAGTCAAATTTTACTAAAGAGCAGTGCTTGCATCCTGATGATATCGAGGTTAAGGTTTGTATAAATCAGCAAAGTAGCGATATAAATCAAGGCGTAGATCAAGCTAGTGGCGAGATAGGCGCAGGCGATCAAGGTATAATGTTTGGCTTTGCAAGCTGCGAAGCGAAAGAATATATGCCGGCAGCCATTACTTATGCAAGAATGCTTTGTGATAAAGTATATAAATTTGCTAAAGCAAATCCCGATAAGCTGGGTGTTGACATAAAGACTCAGGTTACAATTGATTATAATAGTAAGGATAACTTTGAAAACTGCAAACCGCAAAGCATACACACTATCGTTGTCTCAGCTCCTTGCGTAGAGAGTATGAAGATAGAGGAACTTAGAGCTCTTATTGAGGAGCTTATAGATGATACCGGTCTTCCAAAAGAGCTATATGATAAAGATAAGACAATAATTTATATAAATCCAACCGGCAGATATGTAAATCACAGCTCACTTCACGATAGCGGACTAACGGGCAGAAAGCTTATCGTAGATAGCTTTGGCGGATACGCTCCTATAGGTGGCGGCGCACAGAGTTCAAAAGACTATACGAAAGTTGATCGAAGCGGACTGTATGCTGCCAGATGGATAGCTAAAAATATCGTTGCGGCGGGACTTGCTAAAAAATGTATCGTTCAGCTAAGCTACGCTATCGGACTTGCTAAGCCAACATCTATTAGCGTAGATACAATGGGAACTCAGATAAGCGGATTGAATGATGATATTTTATCAAATTTCGTTATGCAAAATTTCCCTTTAACTCCAAAATGGATAACTCAAAAATTTGGACTTGATAAGCCCGGCAAAGATACGTTTTTATACGCAAAAGTTGCAGCAAAAGGGCAGGTTGGAAATGCGAAGTATCCG
- the truB gene encoding tRNA pseudouridine(55) synthase TruB, with amino-acid sequence MNALFVANKPIAISSNHFLNRIKRKYPTKKAGFSGTLDPFASGCLIIALGNYTKLFNYISKSPKIYEATMWIGAKSESGDNENISEIENLNPIDLKTIELAKNSLLGKISYTPPKFSAKNIDGTRAYKLARAGVEFELKKEEMEIFSCEIMHYRHPFLTFKISVDEGSYIRSYAQILAKKLGVNATLSSLKRLREGKFKFENEKFLNPLDFIDLKTNEYLGDLKDIEFGKKLEYTSFKKCEDGIYLIKFDKFFSIIEIKDQTVSYRLNKVELC; translated from the coding sequence ATGAACGCTCTATTTGTAGCGAATAAACCGATCGCAATCAGCTCAAATCACTTTCTAAATCGTATCAAAAGAAAATATCCAACTAAAAAAGCAGGCTTTTCAGGCACTTTAGATCCTTTTGCCAGCGGTTGCCTGATAATAGCTCTTGGTAACTATACAAAGCTGTTTAATTACATCAGCAAATCTCCTAAAATTTATGAAGCCACGATGTGGATAGGGGCAAAAAGCGAGAGCGGGGACAATGAAAATATAAGCGAAATTGAAAATTTAAATCCTATTGATTTAAAAACAATTGAGCTTGCTAAAAATTCCTTGCTTGGTAAAATAAGCTATACTCCGCCAAAATTTAGCGCAAAAAACATAGACGGAACAAGAGCTTACAAGCTAGCTAGAGCGGGAGTTGAATTCGAGCTTAAAAAAGAAGAAATGGAAATTTTTAGCTGCGAAATAATGCACTACCGTCATCCGTTTTTAACATTTAAAATTAGCGTAGACGAGGGATCATACATAAGGTCATACGCTCAAATTTTAGCCAAAAAACTGGGAGTAAATGCGACTCTTAGTTCGTTAAAAAGATTAAGAGAAGGCAAATTTAAATTTGAAAATGAAAAGTTTTTAAATCCGCTTGATTTTATAGATCTAAAAACTAATGAGTATTTGGGCGATTTAAAAGATATCGAATTTGGTAAAAAACTTGAATATACAAGCTTTAAAAAGTGTGAAGATGGAATATATTTAATAAAATTTGATAAATTTTTTAGTATTATTGAGATAAAAGATCAAACGGTTTCGTACCGATTAAATAAGGTTGAATTATGCTGA